The sequence ACACTCAGGTAATGCAATTGTGGATTAAAAATAATCCTAAAAAAGCGGAAGATTTTCTGCGGTTTAAAGATGGATTTCAGGCTAGTAAAGAAATTAGATAGCAAAATTAATTGTGAATACTTCTGTATCTTTAAGCACAGTCATCATTAGTTATTATTTGCATTCCTAAACATACTCACAGAAGTAATTTTTTAAGAACTTAATGGATTGAGTATTATTATTGACTATTTAAATAGAATTCTAGTCGGTTTTTTAATATATCAATTCATTATAACACTTAGAAAATATGTGACGACATAAACACCGGCAGCTAAAAGGCATTATCAAAGATGGACTGAAGGGCTTCAATTACACATTTCTGCAAGGTTCAATATTTCCTTCTTCGATTGAGCTTTTTGCTATAAATACCGCCCTTCGGCAATACCCTAAATGTTCTGTGACACCCTATGTCAATCGCCAAAAGAACTAAAATAATAATCAAATTTGCATAGTTCAAAATGACAACTTATATTTGACAAATTATGTCAAGTAAAATTTTTCATATGGAAACAGTTGGACAAATAATAAGAGCAAAACGAGAAAATTTAGGCTTGCTAATTCGACAAGTAGCATCATACTTAGATATTGACCAAGCGATTTTGAGCAAAATTGAGCGTAACGAACGTAAACCGACTAAAGATAATATCTTAAAACTTGCGGAAATTCTAAAATTGGACAAAGAATATTTGTTAGTTCAATTTATTAGCGAAAAGATCGCCAATGAAATTGCAGATGAAGATTGTGCAAGCAAAGTTTTACAAGTTGCAGAACAAAAAGTGAAATACCTTAAGTCTAACCTTGTAAAAAATTAACTTATATGCGTGCTGAAACTCTAGAGTCAGAATTAAATGTTGTTCGAGAACCACAATTAGATATTTTATACTATCCAAAATCATCCTTAAAATCGACTAGTGATAATAAAAAAGAAACACTAAATGTGCTTTCACTTTTTTCAGGTTGTGGTGGAATGGACTTGGGTTTTGAAGGTGGTT is a genomic window of Chryseobacterium nakagawai containing:
- a CDS encoding helix-turn-helix domain-containing protein; protein product: METVGQIIRAKRENLGLLIRQVASYLDIDQAILSKIERNERKPTKDNILKLAEILKLDKEYLLVQFISEKIANEIADEDCASKVLQVAEQKVKYLKSNLVKN